In Mesoaciditoga lauensis cd-1655R = DSM 25116, a genomic segment contains:
- a CDS encoding phosphodiester glycosidase family protein — protein sequence MIYKVQHPNMKNLFLDHEAGDVLGVSAQIRSLKLMVEGNFSPVLAYYPYDVKKISSFDTLPKITEDGERLVGMPERLVEWMKTESKKGSISLKNGRLAARSPILDELSSLHSLILYKNPFFTISEEEYVKPSNLFPVHPCMGFISEQETRLFSFNSLFFTMEISDMENSHTYFGQPYGLTINNGNVITPPLFKRGAFFVYKDGSMSVEAIATEDMKFFIGETLLTPFKNCEIWRRPNAVRTSQSSGDVDMVVINNRVISWKENGNVKIPDAGFVVRVDRRTFENFKNLEISYPHFNDISFAVQGGPILMKDGIANTGFGIEEFGGKVSFPPTVFPFNWDETPAARIAIGNNDENIWVVAVEGCNSYPYEAGFDSRGFTLKELADEFVRLGARNALNLDGGGSMQARFLGSKALKYADRRGIPYHEFERPVPAAVFI from the coding sequence TTTCCCCTGTTCTTGCTTACTATCCATATGATGTAAAAAAGATAAGCTCTTTTGACACTTTACCAAAAATTACAGAAGATGGCGAGCGCTTAGTTGGCATGCCAGAACGTCTTGTGGAATGGATGAAAACAGAGTCAAAGAAGGGAAGTATTTCTTTGAAAAATGGAAGATTGGCTGCCAGGAGCCCAATACTTGATGAACTCTCTTCATTGCATTCCCTTATCCTCTACAAGAATCCTTTTTTTACCATTTCAGAAGAGGAATATGTAAAACCTTCTAATTTGTTCCCTGTGCATCCATGCATGGGATTTATTTCAGAGCAGGAAACACGGCTCTTTTCTTTCAATTCTCTATTCTTTACGATGGAAATCAGCGATATGGAGAATTCTCACACGTATTTTGGTCAGCCATATGGTCTAACTATAAACAACGGTAACGTCATAACCCCACCTCTTTTCAAAAGAGGGGCTTTTTTTGTCTACAAAGATGGAAGCATGTCAGTTGAAGCAATTGCCACAGAAGATATGAAATTCTTTATTGGAGAAACACTTTTAACTCCCTTTAAAAACTGTGAGATATGGCGACGCCCAAATGCTGTTCGCACATCTCAAAGCTCTGGAGATGTGGATATGGTCGTTATCAACAATCGCGTGATCTCCTGGAAGGAAAATGGGAACGTGAAAATACCGGATGCGGGTTTCGTAGTTAGAGTAGATAGAAGGACTTTTGAAAATTTCAAAAATTTAGAGATATCTTATCCTCATTTCAACGATATCTCCTTTGCGGTCCAGGGTGGCCCTATTTTGATGAAAGATGGAATAGCTAACACCGGATTCGGTATTGAGGAATTTGGAGGAAAAGTTTCATTTCCTCCAACGGTTTTTCCGTTCAATTGGGATGAAACTCCGGCTGCCCGCATTGCAATTGGAAATAACGATGAAAACATATGGGTAGTGGCGGTAGAAGGCTGCAACAGTTATCCATATGAAGCCGGTTTTGATAGCCGTGGATTCACGTTGAAAGAATTGGCAGATGAATTCGTGCGTTTGGGAGCAAGAAATGCGCTGAATTTAGATGGCGGCGGATCCATGCAAGCTAGGTTTTTGGGTTCTAAAGCACTTAAGTATGCCGATCGGCGGGGCATTCCATATCATGAGTTTGAAAGGCCTGTTCCCGCCGCGGTGTTCATTTAA
- a CDS encoding ABC transporter substrate-binding protein, with product MKKVSWIALLMIGLIAFTAVAGQITLRYWMWDPSIKAKVQTAIDKFESLHPNIKVELTTIEPRDYWTKIRIMASTHKLPDVFNMSSGYIEEWSAKGLLLDIQKYVNTDLNMSDYFESLFNMAKYPKNTGDIYALPFAWVTPVLFFNKTAFDKAGLSYPNENWGWCDFLNAAEKLTVRENGKVKQWGFWLYGRYANIEPWIYRNGGHLLSADKKRFAPDKNAIKTMEFLTKLVTTYKVAPKKKDMTGVRPQDVFPLGMAAMWVDGSWNIENNRSLVGNKFKWGIAPVPVGPNGSKNVIYAWPDMVAISSYTAHPKEAWELAKFLSGPGLTLDMYMAGKIPSYRPLAESKAFLEKGKQPAEKGILLQLGKDKMINSFTKGWSEWRGYGAAEGLGLNGALDAVMNGEMTFQEAMQKVMSYANKVLSRYYK from the coding sequence ATGAAGAAGGTAAGTTGGATAGCCCTGTTGATGATAGGGCTGATAGCGTTTACCGCCGTTGCAGGTCAAATCACGTTGCGATACTGGATGTGGGACCCGAGCATAAAAGCCAAGGTGCAGACGGCCATAGACAAGTTTGAAAGCCTACATCCAAACATAAAGGTAGAGCTCACAACTATTGAGCCACGTGATTATTGGACAAAGATCAGGATAATGGCATCTACTCATAAGTTGCCAGACGTCTTTAACATGAGTTCTGGATACATCGAAGAATGGTCTGCCAAAGGGTTGCTTTTAGACATTCAGAAATATGTGAATACGGATTTGAATATGTCCGATTACTTTGAAAGCCTCTTTAACATGGCCAAATACCCGAAAAATACCGGAGACATTTACGCTCTGCCTTTTGCGTGGGTTACCCCTGTTTTGTTCTTCAACAAAACGGCTTTTGACAAAGCTGGACTTTCATATCCAAACGAAAATTGGGGATGGTGTGATTTCTTGAACGCCGCTGAAAAGCTTACGGTTAGGGAAAATGGAAAAGTTAAACAATGGGGATTTTGGCTTTACGGGAGATATGCCAATATAGAGCCATGGATATACAGAAACGGTGGACATTTGTTGAGCGCTGACAAAAAGAGATTCGCTCCCGACAAGAATGCTATCAAAACCATGGAATTCTTGACGAAACTCGTCACTACTTACAAAGTGGCTCCGAAGAAGAAAGACATGACAGGTGTTAGACCTCAAGACGTATTTCCACTCGGAATGGCTGCAATGTGGGTTGACGGTTCTTGGAACATAGAAAACAACAGAAGCCTCGTCGGAAACAAATTCAAATGGGGAATTGCTCCGGTTCCAGTGGGACCAAATGGCTCCAAAAACGTGATATACGCTTGGCCAGATATGGTTGCCATTTCTTCTTACACTGCACATCCAAAAGAAGCGTGGGAACTTGCCAAATTCTTGAGTGGCCCTGGCTTGACTTTGGATATGTACATGGCTGGAAAGATACCATCTTACAGACCATTGGCAGAATCTAAAGCGTTCTTAGAAAAAGGCAAACAACCAGCAGAAAAAGGCATATTGCTCCAACTTGGGAAGGACAAAATGATAAATTCCTTTACCAAGGGATGGAGTGAATGGAGAGGATATGGAGCAGCGGAAGGGCTTGGACTCAACGGAGCTCTTGATGCCGTTATGAACGGAGAGATGACTTTCCAAGAAGCCATGCAAAAAGTCATGTCCTACGCAAACAAAGTGTTGTCAAGATATTACAAATAA